In the Oceanithermus desulfurans genome, one interval contains:
- a CDS encoding LEA type 2 family protein, whose translation MKKTLALLAVLALVLAACVPGVKKPEPPQARVEGFDLISVDPFSGEARFALRLRVTNPNAFELPLLESRLALTFDRARLPFDLPAVTLPPAGFEVVDTRVTVPLAESTEGVGKLLRGEAVRLRVDGRVRVQVGPVPLDLGPFTLLDETVRVDLRFAWPRFELDPQQSRLSLSGGRLEVVVGFRVANPNPVGFYLRGPVALRVGGRSVAEAALDMPLRPRQTGSGALAFRVDLAQVPGAATALVAGLPVELAGAVRAEVPGVWQTLLDVAFGGRVR comes from the coding sequence GTGAAGAAGACGTTAGCGTTGCTGGCTGTTCTGGCCCTCGTGCTCGCCGCGTGCGTCCCCGGCGTGAAGAAACCCGAGCCGCCGCAGGCGCGGGTGGAAGGGTTCGACCTGATCAGCGTCGACCCCTTCAGCGGCGAGGCGCGCTTCGCGCTGCGCCTGCGGGTGACGAACCCCAACGCCTTCGAGCTCCCGTTGCTCGAAAGCCGGCTGGCGCTCACCTTCGACCGCGCGCGCCTGCCCTTCGACCTCCCCGCGGTGACGCTGCCGCCGGCAGGGTTCGAGGTGGTGGACACCCGCGTTACCGTGCCGCTCGCCGAGAGCACCGAGGGCGTGGGCAAGCTGCTCCGCGGCGAGGCCGTACGCCTGCGCGTGGACGGCCGGGTTCGCGTGCAGGTGGGCCCGGTTCCCCTCGACCTGGGCCCCTTCACCCTGCTGGACGAGACCGTGCGCGTCGATCTGCGCTTCGCCTGGCCCCGCTTCGAGCTCGATCCCCAGCAGAGCCGCCTCAGCCTTTCCGGCGGCCGGCTCGAAGTCGTCGTGGGCTTCCGGGTCGCCAATCCCAACCCCGTGGGCTTCTACCTGCGCGGGCCGGTGGCCCTGCGGGTGGGCGGCCGCAGCGTGGCCGAAGCGGCGCTCGATATGCCGTTGCGGCCGCGCCAGACCGGCTCCGGTGCGCTGGCCTTCCGCGTCGACCTCGCCCAGGTGCCCGGAGCGGCGACCGCGCTGGTCGCGGGCCTGCCCGTCGAGCTCGCGGGCGCGGTACGCGCCGAGGTGCCCGGGGTGTGGCAGACGCTTCTGGACGTCGCCTTCGGGGGGAGGGTGCGCTAG
- a CDS encoding class I SAM-dependent methyltransferase has protein sequence MGIPFDLLGRVFARWGHRTYPSWAWPLLARALEALPRGARVLDLGGGTGVLSRAALTARADLKPVIADPARGMLRHAPDPAEVVVARAEALPFADAEMDAVLVGEALHHFQDPEAALAEIARVLKPGGLLWIYEFDPRRGVGRWVYWGERLLGEPAHFFTPEALLRSLRDLGFEGDYRERRGRYVLTARLRGERRRAAARPA, from the coding sequence GTGGGCATCCCCTTCGATCTGCTGGGCCGCGTCTTCGCGCGCTGGGGCCACCGCACCTACCCGAGCTGGGCCTGGCCGCTGCTCGCCCGCGCCCTGGAGGCGTTGCCCCGGGGCGCGCGGGTGCTGGACCTGGGGGGCGGAACCGGGGTCCTCTCCCGCGCCGCGCTGACCGCCCGCGCCGACCTGAAGCCGGTGATCGCCGACCCCGCCCGGGGCATGCTGCGCCACGCCCCGGACCCGGCGGAGGTCGTCGTCGCGCGCGCGGAGGCGCTTCCCTTTGCGGACGCGGAGATGGACGCGGTCCTGGTCGGCGAGGCGCTGCACCACTTCCAGGACCCGGAGGCGGCACTCGCGGAGATCGCCCGCGTGCTCAAGCCGGGCGGCCTCCTCTGGATCTACGAGTTCGACCCGCGTCGCGGCGTCGGTCGCTGGGTCTACTGGGGCGAGCGGCTCCTGGGGGAGCCCGCGCACTTCTTCACGCCGGAGGCGCTGCTCCGTTCGCTGCGGGACCTCGGCTTTGAGGGGGACTACCGGGAGCGGCGGGGCCGCTACGTGCTCACCGCGCGTCTTCGAGGCGAAAGGCGGCGGGCAGCAGCTCGCCCAGCTTGA
- the cdd gene encoding cytidine deaminase, with translation MPTHEEIVLLAQTALAHAYAPYSKFPVSAVVVAESGRSYVGVNVENGAYPLSRCAEQIAVGAMVAAGERAIREVLILSTSAEPATPCGACRQILAEFAGEDTPVVCRNTAGKERRFKLGELLPAAFRLEDAR, from the coding sequence GTGCCCACCCATGAAGAGATCGTCCTCCTGGCCCAGACCGCGCTGGCGCACGCCTACGCGCCCTACTCCAAGTTTCCCGTGAGCGCCGTCGTCGTCGCCGAGAGCGGCCGCAGCTACGTGGGCGTCAACGTCGAGAACGGCGCCTACCCGCTCTCGCGCTGCGCCGAGCAGATCGCCGTGGGCGCGATGGTCGCCGCCGGCGAACGCGCGATCCGCGAGGTCCTTATCCTCTCGACCTCCGCCGAACCCGCCACCCCTTGCGGCGCCTGCCGCCAGATCCTCGCCGAGTTCGCCGGCGAGGACACCCCCGTCGTCTGCCGCAACACTGCGGGGAAGGAGCGTCGCTTCAAGCTGGGCGAGCTGCTGCCCGCCGCCTTTCGCCTCGAAGACGCGCGGTGA
- a CDS encoding hemolysin family protein, which translates to MDRPPSRSPRLLALPLLLSTALAQNPVTEAAFAYPWMDAALLVVLFALSGFFSAAETAITTLWPWKVRELAEREGAGSPFALLQRDITRFLTTILVGNNLVNIAATALVTDLATRAWGSTGVAYATGLMTFLILFFGEITPKSIAVHNADRLARFFVRPIYWLSVLLYPIGRFFTWISALILRALGLEPRQQPLVTEDELKLILSGAEASGAIEEAEEDMIQNVLELEETQVREIMVPRVDIVAIEHTASLREFVRLEREHRYSRIPVYQESIDQIVGIAYAKDLLNYLETPDLLDQLTVMSLAQDPFFVPESMPVWNLLLEIRRRKVHMAIVVDEFGGTAGLVTLEDIIEEIVGEIYDETDVEEEQPIQAQADGSFLIDAQTPLDDVSEALGVVLPEGEYETLSGYLYETFGYIPKVGEEHTFDGYRFVVEAADERKIERVRAVPVVAPATREAE; encoded by the coding sequence ATGGACCGACCTCCCAGTCGTAGCCCCCGCCTGCTGGCCCTCCCCCTGCTGCTCTCAACCGCCCTTGCCCAAAACCCGGTCACGGAGGCCGCGTTCGCCTACCCCTGGATGGACGCCGCCCTGCTCGTCGTCCTCTTCGCGCTCTCGGGCTTCTTCTCCGCAGCGGAGACGGCGATCACCACCCTCTGGCCCTGGAAGGTGCGCGAGCTCGCCGAGCGCGAGGGCGCCGGCAGCCCCTTCGCGCTGCTACAGCGCGACATCACCCGCTTCCTGACCACGATCCTGGTGGGCAACAACCTGGTCAACATCGCCGCCACCGCCCTGGTCACCGACCTGGCCACCCGCGCCTGGGGTTCCACCGGGGTGGCCTACGCGACAGGGCTGATGACCTTCCTGATCCTCTTCTTCGGCGAGATCACCCCCAAGTCGATCGCGGTGCACAACGCCGACCGGCTCGCCCGCTTCTTCGTGCGCCCCATCTACTGGCTCTCGGTGCTGCTCTACCCCATCGGCCGCTTCTTCACCTGGATCTCGGCGCTGATCCTGCGCGCCCTCGGGCTCGAGCCGCGCCAGCAACCGCTCGTGACCGAGGACGAGCTCAAGCTCATCCTCTCCGGAGCCGAGGCCAGCGGCGCCATCGAAGAGGCCGAGGAGGACATGATCCAGAACGTCCTCGAGCTCGAGGAGACCCAGGTCCGCGAGATCATGGTGCCCCGGGTCGACATCGTGGCCATCGAGCACACGGCCAGCCTGCGCGAGTTCGTACGGCTCGAGCGCGAACATCGCTACTCCCGCATCCCGGTCTACCAGGAGAGCATCGACCAGATCGTCGGCATCGCCTACGCCAAGGACCTGCTCAACTACCTCGAGACCCCGGACCTGCTCGACCAGCTCACCGTCATGAGTCTGGCCCAGGACCCCTTCTTCGTCCCCGAGTCCATGCCCGTCTGGAACCTGCTGCTCGAGATCCGGCGCCGCAAGGTCCACATGGCCATCGTGGTGGACGAGTTCGGCGGCACCGCCGGGCTGGTGACCCTCGAGGACATCATCGAAGAGATCGTCGGGGAGATCTACGACGAGACCGACGTCGAGGAAGAGCAGCCCATCCAGGCGCAGGCCGACGGCAGCTTCCTCATCGACGCCCAGACCCCGCTCGACGACGTCTCCGAGGCCCTCGGGGTGGTCCTTCCCGAAGGCGAGTACGAGACGCTTTCGGGCTACCTTTACGAGACCTTCGGCTACATCCCCAAGGTCGGCGAAGAGCACACCTTCGACGGCTACCGCTTCGTCGTCGAGGCGGCCGACGAACGCAAGATCGAACGCGTACGCGCCGTGCCCGTGGTCGCCCCCGCGACCCGCGAAGCCGAGTGA
- a CDS encoding diacylglycerol kinase produces MARIPERPAQDPRALKGVLRSFGFAWQGLAYAWRSQRNFRIEVYLAALALALAWVLDVDPVPVLLLILVVLTLELMNTALEAVVDLTSPGQHPLAKAAKDTSAAAVLVASLIALVIGAGLFLPAIAEKLRTYGKIP; encoded by the coding sequence ATGGCGCGGATTCCGGAACGTCCAGCGCAGGATCCTCGAGCTCTGAAAGGGGTTCTGCGCTCGTTCGGCTTCGCCTGGCAGGGGCTCGCCTACGCCTGGCGCAGCCAGCGCAACTTTCGCATCGAGGTCTACCTGGCGGCCCTGGCGCTGGCGCTGGCGTGGGTACTGGACGTGGACCCGGTTCCGGTGCTGCTCCTGATCCTGGTGGTGCTGACGCTCGAGCTGATGAACACGGCGCTCGAGGCGGTGGTGGACCTCACCAGCCCCGGCCAGCACCCGCTGGCCAAGGCCGCCAAGGACACCTCGGCGGCGGCGGTGCTGGTGGCCAGCCTGATCGCCCTCGTCATCGGGGCCGGGCTCTTTCTGCCGGCCATCGCCGAAAAACTGCGTACGTATGGTAAAATTCCTTAA
- the ybeY gene encoding rRNA maturation RNase YbeY, giving the protein MARVEVVPQKRPPRGLRPRLRRALERLMGELELGDREVTVILCSDRRIRRLKQAHWGEDAATDVLSFPTYEPGDPFMPPHLGDIWISLDTAERQAREQGRSLEEEVLTLAAHGLWHLLGHDHTTEEAWRGFRNVQRRILEL; this is encoded by the coding sequence GTGGCGAGGGTTGAGGTCGTCCCGCAGAAACGCCCGCCGCGAGGGCTGCGGCCGCGGCTGCGCCGGGCCCTGGAGCGCCTGATGGGCGAGCTGGAGCTAGGGGACCGCGAGGTCACGGTCATCCTCTGCTCCGACCGCCGCATCCGCCGGCTCAAGCAGGCCCACTGGGGCGAGGACGCCGCGACCGACGTGCTCAGCTTCCCGACCTACGAACCCGGCGACCCCTTCATGCCCCCGCACCTGGGCGACATCTGGATCAGCCTCGACACCGCGGAGCGCCAGGCCCGCGAACAGGGGCGGAGCCTCGAGGAAGAGGTGCTCACCCTCGCGGCCCACGGCCTTTGGCACCTGCTGGGGCACGACCACACCACGGAGGAGGCATGGCGCGGATTCCGGAACGTCCAGCGCAGGATCCTCGAGCTCTGA
- a CDS encoding PhoH family protein, translated as METNDTPRESAETSTSIFVRSPDEAMALFGSRDRWLKVLRQRLGAKIVARDQQIRISGEEEEVRVAEAVLRDLLTLLRQGAEIDETVLEQTLALAERGRRLPEETETRLGGFRLPGRLRPKTPGQARYVEAIATSDIIFGIGPAGTGKTYLAVAMAVAALKAKKVKRIILTRPAVEAGERLGFLPGDIQAKVDPYLRPLYDALFEMIDAERFDQYLASGIIEVAPLAFMRGRTLNDAFIILDEAQNATAEQMKMFLTRMGFNSKVVVTGDVTQIDLPASKHSGLLAAQKILQGIEGIRFIYFKESDVVRHPLVARIIKAYEQAELKKQAEAEAAREDRGEG; from the coding sequence ATGGAAACGAACGACACCCCCAGGGAAAGCGCGGAAACGAGCACCAGCATCTTCGTGCGCTCCCCCGACGAAGCCATGGCGCTCTTCGGCAGCCGGGACCGCTGGCTCAAGGTGCTGCGCCAGCGGCTGGGCGCCAAAATCGTCGCCCGTGACCAGCAGATCCGCATCAGCGGCGAGGAGGAGGAGGTCCGCGTTGCTGAAGCGGTGCTCCGCGACCTGCTCACGCTGCTGCGCCAGGGGGCGGAGATCGACGAGACCGTGCTCGAGCAGACGCTGGCCCTCGCCGAGCGCGGCCGCCGTCTCCCCGAAGAAACCGAGACCCGGCTGGGCGGCTTCCGCCTGCCCGGCCGGCTGCGCCCCAAGACGCCGGGGCAGGCGCGCTACGTCGAGGCGATCGCCACCAGCGACATCATCTTCGGCATCGGCCCCGCCGGCACCGGCAAGACCTACCTGGCCGTGGCCATGGCCGTGGCGGCGCTGAAGGCGAAGAAGGTGAAGCGCATCATCCTCACCCGCCCCGCGGTCGAGGCGGGCGAACGCCTGGGCTTTTTGCCCGGCGACATCCAGGCCAAGGTGGACCCCTACCTGCGCCCGCTCTACGACGCGCTCTTCGAGATGATCGACGCCGAGCGCTTCGACCAGTACCTGGCCTCGGGAATCATCGAGGTGGCACCGCTGGCCTTCATGCGCGGCCGCACCCTCAACGACGCCTTTATCATCCTCGACGAGGCCCAAAACGCCACCGCCGAGCAGATGAAGATGTTCCTCACCCGCATGGGATTCAACTCCAAGGTGGTGGTCACCGGCGACGTCACCCAGATCGACCTGCCCGCGAGCAAGCACAGCGGCCTGCTCGCCGCGCAGAAGATCCTCCAGGGCATCGAGGGCATCCGCTTCATCTACTTCAAGGAGTCGGACGTCGTCCGCCACCCGCTGGTGGCGCGGATCATCAAGGCCTACGAGCAGGCTGAACTGAAGAAGCAGGCCGAGGCCGAAGCCGCACGCGAAGACCGTGGCGAGGGTTGA
- the floA gene encoding flotillin-like protein FloA (flotillin-like protein involved in membrane lipid rafts): protein MDIGFLIVAGLVLIGLFILFSIVPVGLWIQAWASGVRVPLTTLIGMRLRRIPPARIIYPLINATKAGIPVELNKLESHYLAGGNVDRVVNALIAAQKAGINLTFDRAAAIDLAGRDVLEAVQVSVNPKVIQTPMVAAVAKDGIQLLATARITVRANIDRLVGGAGEETIIARVGEGIVTTIGSAASHKDVLENPDLISKTVLEKGLDSGTAFEILSVDIADVDVGKNIGAQLQIDQAEADKKIAQAKAEERRAMAVAAEQEMRAKVEEMRAKLVEAQAAVPMALAEALKKGNLGVMDYYNLKNIEADTDMRESLSKAAGEEDER from the coding sequence ATGGACATAGGATTCTTGATCGTAGCCGGGCTGGTTCTCATCGGACTTTTCATCTTGTTCTCCATCGTCCCCGTCGGCTTGTGGATCCAGGCCTGGGCCTCGGGGGTGCGGGTACCGCTGACCACGCTGATCGGGATGCGGCTCAGACGCATCCCGCCGGCGCGGATCATCTATCCGCTGATCAACGCCACCAAGGCGGGCATTCCCGTGGAGCTCAACAAGCTCGAGTCCCACTACCTGGCCGGCGGTAACGTCGACCGTGTGGTCAACGCCCTCATCGCCGCCCAGAAGGCGGGGATCAACCTCACCTTCGACCGCGCCGCGGCCATCGACCTGGCGGGCCGCGACGTGCTCGAGGCCGTGCAGGTCTCGGTCAACCCCAAGGTGATCCAGACCCCGATGGTGGCCGCGGTGGCCAAGGACGGGATCCAGCTGCTCGCCACCGCCCGCATCACCGTGCGCGCCAACATCGACCGCCTTGTCGGCGGCGCAGGCGAGGAGACCATCATCGCCCGCGTCGGCGAGGGCATCGTCACCACCATCGGCTCGGCCGCCAGCCATAAGGACGTGCTCGAAAACCCCGACCTGATCTCCAAGACGGTGCTGGAAAAGGGGCTCGACTCGGGCACCGCCTTCGAGATCCTCTCGGTCGACATCGCCGACGTCGACGTGGGCAAGAACATCGGGGCGCAGCTGCAGATCGACCAGGCCGAGGCCGACAAGAAGATCGCCCAGGCCAAGGCCGAGGAGCGCCGCGCGATGGCCGTGGCCGCGGAGCAGGAGATGCGCGCCAAGGTGGAAGAGATGCGCGCCAAGCTGGTCGAGGCCCAGGCCGCGGTGCCGATGGCGCTGGCCGAGGCCCTCAAGAAGGGCAACCTCGGGGTGATGGACTACTACAACCTCAAGAACATCGAGGCCGACACCGACATGCGCGAGTCGCTCAGCAAGGCCGCTGGCGAAGAGGACGAACGCTAG
- a CDS encoding NfeD family protein, giving the protein MVKPRLILSFLIFLAGWAQAASYVVQIEGTIDNPLAAYVEDALVRAEREGASGVVLWIDTPGGRVDAAMRISDAVLQAPLPTLAVVKNAFSAGALIALSAEQVAMLPGSEIGAALPIVVTPVTEPSAADRKFISALKGKFRAVAEARGRPVELAEAMVDPEIEVEGLAGKGEPLTLTAAKAVELGVADFEAASLRDALERAGFAAETVVLSVPTRIEVARFLTSMYVAPILLALGLLGLIVEFFTPGFGVPGLLGLLALALYFAGGVLTGMSGVLEVTLFLAGIALLLVEMFLIPGFGVAGIAGFVAIGASIYLTFGDQALMVGAIAVVTGAVGLVLVFRYLPRTRAAHALVLEGAIGEQAPPRERLQALEGAIGTAITDLRPAGTARFGQLKVDVVSDGEFVPKGSTVRVILVEGARVVVRKEEG; this is encoded by the coding sequence GTGGTGAAACCGAGATTAATCCTTAGTTTTCTAATCTTTCTCGCGGGGTGGGCCCAGGCGGCCAGCTACGTGGTGCAGATCGAGGGCACGATCGACAACCCGCTGGCCGCCTACGTGGAGGACGCGCTGGTGCGCGCCGAACGCGAGGGGGCCTCGGGCGTGGTGCTCTGGATCGACACCCCGGGCGGCCGCGTCGACGCGGCGATGCGCATCTCCGACGCGGTGCTGCAGGCGCCGCTGCCCACCCTGGCCGTGGTCAAGAACGCCTTCTCCGCCGGCGCGCTGATCGCCCTTTCCGCGGAGCAGGTGGCGATGCTGCCGGGGTCCGAGATCGGCGCGGCGCTGCCGATCGTCGTCACCCCCGTCACCGAGCCCAGCGCCGCCGACCGCAAGTTCATCAGCGCCCTGAAGGGCAAGTTCCGGGCCGTGGCCGAGGCCCGCGGCCGCCCGGTGGAGCTGGCCGAGGCCATGGTCGACCCCGAGATCGAGGTCGAGGGGCTGGCCGGCAAGGGCGAACCCCTGACCCTTACGGCCGCCAAGGCCGTGGAGCTGGGGGTCGCCGACTTCGAGGCCGCCAGCCTGCGCGACGCCCTCGAGCGCGCCGGCTTCGCCGCCGAGACGGTGGTGCTGAGCGTCCCCACCCGCATCGAGGTGGCGCGCTTCCTCACCAGCATGTACGTCGCGCCGATCCTGCTCGCCCTGGGGCTCTTGGGGCTGATCGTCGAGTTCTTCACGCCCGGTTTCGGCGTGCCCGGGCTGCTGGGCCTGCTGGCGCTGGCGCTCTACTTCGCCGGCGGGGTGCTGACCGGCATGAGCGGGGTCCTCGAGGTGACGCTCTTCCTGGCGGGGATCGCGCTGCTGCTGGTGGAGATGTTCCTCATCCCCGGCTTCGGCGTCGCGGGGATCGCCGGCTTCGTCGCCATCGGGGCCTCGATCTACCTCACCTTCGGGGACCAGGCGCTGATGGTGGGCGCGATCGCGGTGGTCACCGGCGCGGTCGGCCTGGTGCTCGTCTTCCGCTACCTGCCGCGGACGCGGGCGGCCCACGCCCTCGTCCTCGAGGGCGCGATCGGCGAGCAGGCCCCGCCGCGGGAGCGGCTGCAGGCCCTGGAAGGCGCGATCGGCACCGCGATCACCGACCTGCGGCCGGCGGGCACGGCCCGCTTCGGGCAGCTCAAAGTGGACGTCGTCTCCGACGGGGAGTTCGTACCCAAGGGCTCCACCGTTCGGGTCATCTTGGTGGAAGGTGCGCGCGTCGTCGTGCGCAAGGAGGAGGGATAA
- a CDS encoding universal stress protein codes for MYKRVLLPTDGSPCSEQALREGFELVKSCGAEATVLYVIENPLLTLPMLPEGIPYEADLYEDLKKAAEEVLASARKIAEEAGVPVNTIMHEGQPVPTIVEFAKDYDLIVMGTHGRGGLEKLILGSVTEGVLHRTETSVLVIHCKRKRA; via the coding sequence ATGTACAAGCGCGTGCTCCTTCCCACCGACGGTTCGCCGTGCAGCGAACAGGCCCTGCGCGAGGGGTTCGAACTCGTCAAGAGCTGCGGGGCCGAGGCCACCGTGCTCTACGTGATCGAAAACCCGCTGCTGACCCTGCCCATGCTCCCGGAGGGCATACCCTACGAGGCCGACCTCTACGAGGACCTGAAGAAGGCCGCGGAGGAGGTGCTGGCCTCGGCGCGGAAGATCGCCGAGGAGGCGGGGGTCCCCGTCAACACGATCATGCACGAGGGGCAGCCGGTGCCGACGATCGTCGAGTTCGCCAAGGACTACGACCTGATCGTCATGGGCACCCACGGACGCGGCGGTCTGGAGAAGCTGATCCTGGGATCGGTGACCGAGGGCGTGCTGCACCGGACCGAAACCTCGGTCTTGGTCATCCACTGCAAGCGAAAACGCGCGTAA
- a CDS encoding prephenate dehydrogenase/arogenate dehydrogenase family protein, which produces MFARVGIFGTGLLGGSVGLGLRERFLAEEVVAYDPDPTALEAALALGAADRIETRLGPWIAELDLGVLAAPVGALEALGREVARYAAPSTLWTDVGSVKAPVVAALEPLLPRFVGGHPMAGSERAGVENAHAGLLQNAAWILAPSRRTAAEDLKQLERLVEALGAYPLLVAPELHDRLVARVSHLPYLLAVALNRIVDADPNRETLMFLAAGGFRDLTRVASGSPRMSRDMVVANRDALREAARDLKAVLDELVAVLDDPERLLELAQEAKRLRDGLPVVRRSLLPVQHDLVVAVPDRPGELARITSALGEAGVNIRDIEVLNVRDEGGAIRLGFTSAEEKRAGRRVLESIGYRTR; this is translated from the coding sequence GTGTTCGCGCGCGTCGGCATCTTCGGAACCGGCCTGCTGGGCGGGAGCGTCGGCCTGGGTCTGCGCGAGCGCTTCCTCGCCGAGGAGGTCGTGGCCTACGACCCCGACCCCACGGCACTGGAGGCCGCCCTCGCCCTGGGCGCGGCCGACCGCATCGAGACCCGGCTGGGGCCCTGGATCGCCGAGCTGGACCTGGGCGTCCTCGCCGCCCCCGTGGGGGCGCTCGAAGCGCTGGGGCGGGAGGTCGCCCGCTACGCCGCCCCGTCCACCCTCTGGACCGACGTCGGCAGCGTCAAGGCGCCGGTCGTGGCCGCGCTCGAGCCGCTGCTCCCGCGTTTCGTGGGCGGCCACCCGATGGCCGGCAGCGAACGGGCCGGCGTCGAGAACGCCCACGCCGGTCTGCTGCAGAACGCGGCCTGGATCCTCGCCCCTTCCCGCCGCACCGCCGCGGAGGACCTGAAGCAGCTGGAGCGGCTGGTGGAAGCCCTGGGGGCCTACCCCCTGCTCGTCGCCCCGGAGCTGCACGACCGTCTGGTGGCGCGGGTCTCCCACCTCCCCTACCTCCTCGCCGTGGCCCTGAACCGCATCGTGGACGCCGATCCCAACCGCGAGACCCTGATGTTCCTGGCGGCGGGCGGCTTCCGCGACCTGACCCGGGTGGCCTCGGGGTCGCCGCGGATGAGCCGCGACATGGTCGTGGCCAACCGCGACGCCCTGCGCGAGGCCGCGCGCGACCTCAAGGCGGTGCTCGACGAGCTGGTCGCGGTGCTCGACGACCCGGAGCGGCTGCTCGAGCTGGCGCAGGAAGCCAAACGGCTGCGCGACGGCCTGCCGGTGGTGCGCCGCAGTCTGCTGCCGGTCCAGCACGACCTCGTCGTCGCCGTCCCCGACCGCCCCGGAGAGCTCGCCCGCATCACCAGCGCCCTGGGCGAAGCCGGCGTCAACATCCGGGACATCGAGGTGCTCAACGTCCGCGACGAGGGCGGGGCCATCCGCCTGGGCTTTACGAGCGCCGAGGAGAAACGGGCGGGGCGGCGGGTGCTCGAGTCCATTGGCTACCGCACGCGCTAG
- the aroF gene encoding 3-deoxy-7-phosphoheptulonate synthase: MLIVTKPGISQETFEALLAEIKRQGYTPHVSEGESHTLIGAIGAPPTPELMEHFRALPGVDQVIRISKPHKLASWEVHPEPTVLDFPTGRTGNGHFMVAAGPCGVESREQILAAARYVKRHGAQMLRGGAFKPRTSPYAFQGLGREGLELLAEARAETGLPVVTEVTSPDLVDLVAEYADVLQIGARNAQNFALLKAAGGSGKPVLLKRGMSMTLDEFLMAAEYVLSEGNPQLVLVERGIRTFEKATRFTLDVSAVPVLKAQTHLPIWIDPSHAAGTREYVTPLALAGIAAGADGIIVETHPNPGEAKSDAAQQLPEEAFADLMQAVRRLLPAVDKALAVSA, from the coding sequence ATGCTGATCGTTACCAAGCCCGGCATTTCCCAGGAAACCTTTGAAGCCCTGCTCGCCGAGATCAAGCGTCAAGGCTACACCCCGCACGTATCCGAAGGCGAGTCCCACACGCTGATCGGCGCGATCGGCGCGCCGCCCACCCCCGAGCTGATGGAGCATTTCCGCGCCCTCCCCGGCGTGGACCAGGTCATCCGCATCTCCAAGCCGCACAAGCTCGCGAGCTGGGAGGTGCATCCCGAACCCACGGTGCTCGACTTTCCCACGGGGCGCACCGGCAACGGCCACTTCATGGTGGCCGCCGGACCCTGCGGCGTCGAGTCGCGGGAGCAGATCCTCGCCGCCGCCCGCTACGTGAAGCGGCACGGCGCCCAGATGCTGCGCGGCGGCGCGTTCAAGCCGCGGACCAGCCCCTACGCCTTCCAGGGCCTGGGCCGGGAGGGACTGGAGCTGCTCGCCGAGGCGCGCGCCGAGACCGGCCTGCCGGTGGTCACCGAGGTGACCAGCCCCGACCTGGTGGACCTCGTCGCCGAGTACGCCGACGTGCTCCAGATCGGCGCCCGCAACGCCCAGAACTTCGCCCTCCTCAAGGCCGCCGGCGGTTCCGGCAAGCCGGTGCTGCTCAAGCGCGGCATGAGCATGACCCTGGACGAGTTCCTCATGGCCGCCGAGTACGTTCTCAGCGAGGGCAACCCGCAACTCGTGCTGGTGGAACGGGGCATCCGCACCTTCGAGAAGGCGACCCGGTTCACCCTCGACGTCTCCGCGGTGCCGGTGCTCAAGGCGCAGACCCACCTGCCGATCTGGATCGACCCCTCGCACGCCGCCGGCACCCGCGAGTACGTGACCCCGCTGGCGCTCGCGGGGATCGCCGCCGGGGCGGACGGCATCATCGTGGAAACCCACCCGAACCCCGGCGAGGCCAAGTCCGACGCCGCCCAGCAGCTCCCCGAGGAAGCCTTCGCCGACCTGATGCAGGCGGTCCGGCGCCTGCTTCCGGCGGTGGACAAGGCGCTGGCGGTGTCCGCCTAG
- a CDS encoding PaaI family thioesterase, whose product MTALDPELLQRPGLDRTLGVEYLEVGPERVRAALTVDERHLQPFGYLHGGVNVALAESVASVGATVAAPTGQVAFGLEINMNHLRPVRPGDRIVATAEPLHRGRSTQVWAIEVRDARDRRVAVGRCTLALRPQDA is encoded by the coding sequence GTGACCGCACTCGACCCCGAACTCCTGCAACGCCCCGGCCTCGACCGCACCCTCGGCGTCGAGTACCTGGAAGTCGGCCCCGAACGCGTGCGCGCCGCGCTTACCGTCGACGAACGCCACCTGCAGCCCTTCGGCTACCTCCACGGCGGCGTCAACGTGGCCTTAGCCGAGAGCGTGGCCAGCGTGGGGGCCACCGTCGCCGCGCCCACGGGGCAGGTGGCCTTCGGGCTGGAGATCAACATGAACCACCTGCGGCCGGTACGGCCGGGCGACCGCATCGTCGCCACCGCCGAACCGCTGCACCGCGGCCGCTCCACCCAGGTCTGGGCCATCGAGGTGCGCGATGCCCGCGACCGGCGCGTCGCCGTCGGCCGCTGCACCCTCGCCCTGCGTCCGCAGGACGCTTGA